The following DNA comes from Croceicoccus sp. YJ47.
CCTTTTCATCGTCGACGAAGGCGAGGACGGTCTGCACCGGGGGGGCGGGCGTTTCGGCCGCCTCCGGCTCGGGCTGCGCGACGAGGCCGGCGGCGGCGAGCGCCGCGGTTTCGGCCTGACGATCCGCGGTGGGCGGGGCGAAGCTGTAATACGGGTTCGCGACGGGCGCCGTTGCCGGTTCGGCGGCACGCATCTCGGGATTGGCGGACGGCGCGGCGCCCTGCTGCGGCGCGGGGCCGGTATCGGGCGCGGCGTTGCCCGCCATGGCGGCGTTCGTGGGCGTATCGGTGGACATCCTTGATTCTCCCTTTCGTATGCGCGCGCTTGGAACATCGGCGTGCGCGAACGGCTGTCGCGCATGCAAGCGCTTGCAAAATGGCTATGTTGCGGGGCGATCGCGATGGAGCGAACATGCCGTATGTGCCGGTTTTCAAATCGGTTTTACCGCGGCACGTATCGATCCCGATTGTCCCGAGAAGCCGTAGGACCAACCGGGCGTCGCGGGAAAAGGTCCGAACTTATTCCGTTTTCGGACCGGTATACGACGGGGCGAGCCAAACGCGGGGCAGACCGATGGAATTAAAAGGATCGTTCGTCATTCGGGGGCGTATGGCAATGCCGTGTCGCGCATATCGCGCGTCGGGACATTGCATGTCGGAACGGTGGGCGCGCTCCCTCAGGCTCAGTTTTGACGCAAAATGCCCCTCTCCAAAACTTCAGTCGCCCGGCGCGCATGCGAATGCGACCCTTCCTCCTTGCGCGAAGGCCGATGTCCGTTGCCTTTGCGCCAGCCGGGAGAGATCAGTGACCGAACTTGCGACCTTGCTTGCAAAGGATGCCATCCGCGACCTGGCGGCGCGATACATGCGGGGTCAGGACCGGCTCGACCGATCGCTTCAACTTTCGACATTCTGGCCGGATTCCACGACCGACTACGGCATCTTTACAGGCAGCGGGCCTGAATTCGTCGACTTTGCGCAGGACCTGCTCAAGGCGCATCTCGCCAATCAGCATATCATCGGTCAGCATCTCATCGACTATGATCCGGACCGGCCCGATGTCGCGTTCGGGGAAGTGTATTATTACGCCTTCCATCGCATCGTGGAAGAAGGCGCGCCGTATGACATGCTGATCTGCGGCCGCTATCTCGACCGGTACGAGCGGCGCGGCGATGAGTGGCGCTTTGCTCACCGGACTGAGCTTGTCGACTGGGCCCGCAAGGACGCGGCGAGCGATGGCTTTCTCGCGACGGATCTTTCCGCATGCGTGCTGGGCCGTCACGACATGCAGGACCGTTCCTATGACCGGGAATGGCTTGAAAACGCCTGATCCGCCATGGGTGCGCCCGCGAAGCCGCGCATGACCGGGGGGCGTGTGCATCGCTGCCGCTTTCCGGGAAACAAGGG
Coding sequences within:
- a CDS encoding nuclear transport factor 2 family protein; amino-acid sequence: MTELATLLAKDAIRDLAARYMRGQDRLDRSLQLSTFWPDSTTDYGIFTGSGPEFVDFAQDLLKAHLANQHIIGQHLIDYDPDRPDVAFGEVYYYAFHRIVEEGAPYDMLICGRYLDRYERRGDEWRFAHRTELVDWARKDAASDGFLATDLSACVLGRHDMQDRSYDREWLENA